GTGGGCTGAAGGAACAAAATCTGCAAGGAAATACTACTCTGTGCAAAAGTTTGGCTTCCACGAAGCGAGGAAACTAGCCATTAAAACCATAAAGacgaaggaaataaattatatatacaacaGCATAAATGAAGATTTTAACAAACCACTCAAGTGGAACTTAAATAGTGAATTCCTAGAGATGAACCACGACCCCATAATTAACCTTAAGAGGAAATATAGATCCCCTAATTGTAAagtgagggagaaaaagattaAAAAGGACCCCAGTAGTGGGAACGGTgttaatagaaaaaataaaaatgaacagaaataTATCACTCAAACAAGGGGGTTGAGAAGGGGGCATGTCCATTACACCTCTCCTGGGAGCTGCGACACCTCACAGAAATGTAGACTCCACAAATCAGAGGAACAGCATGATAACTGTAGGGACGCACCAAATGGGTTACATACATATGGCCTCACCAACGACCACGAGGAAAACAACGGAAAAgacaatggaaaaaatggccgGGAAGACCACAGTGAAGCTTCGTACATCtttgaaggaaatatttccaaACTGAGAAACGACCAAAAAATAGACAACGTTCCTAGCGAGCATATCGTAGAAGGTAGTCTCTCCAGTACTTGTCTGAatcagaaggaaaattacacaaaaacagaaatggCGTTGTCTAAAGAGGGGCATTTTCAGCATCCTGTTCATATGGATGAGTGCAATGGTACGTGCCTGAGTGAGGAAGAACCTTTGTCGAAAGAAAACCTATGCACCGTGGACGAAAAGGAGAATACTCTCTCCAGTGTTAACAGCCTTAATGGGAACATTAACGGTATGGATGATTATCATACATCCCCCATGAGTACCCCCAGCCACAGTGATAAAATAGAGGATAATAATTCGGGTAAGCAATGTGATGATGAAACGCCCAAGGTAGAAAGCATACTCCAAAAACATACACTTCGCAAAAAAATTCTCAACTGCAATAAAGACATGAACGGGAAGGACAAAACGAGCTTGGTTAAATATCCAAGAAACAAAATCCTGAGCTACATGAGACAAcacaaaaaaacgaaaaacaaAAGTACCCTGTATATCAAACAAAATGGACTGCTAAAAATGAACTTAAAGCAAACGACAAATAAGATGTTCAATAGGGAACATGGGTCCACATGGAACAGAaggaacttaaaaaaaaaaaatttcctaaGTGAAAAAAGGGCATGCATAAATGGGGGTGCactttttgttaaaaaaataaaaagctgCAATCACacggaaggaaagaaatgcaAGAATTGCGACTTGAGGAAGAAGCAGCTGAAGGGTCTGCGCGAACATGGCTCACTCCTCATTCCAAGTGTGGTCCCAAACGGTGGAGAAACCTTCAATGGGGGAGATAGCTCCAACGATGGGGAAACCTTCAATGGGGAGGAATCCCCCAACGTGGACCTGACGTACCAACTAGGCAGTAGCATGGCCTCCCCCACGTATGGCGAGATGAACACGGAGAACGGCGACGAAGGGGATGATCAGACGAGTAAACAGCTCGATCCCCTGAAGAAACGCACGCAGAAAGATGAcgcaaaaaaggagaacacACAACAGGAGTGTATACAACAGGATTACACACAAAAGGAGTGTATACAACAGACTTACACACAACAGGAGTACACCCCTAGTACAGAACCGGCTCAGAAGATGAAGTGCCGCGTGGAAATTAACTTAAAGGAAGTCATCCACTCG
This DNA window, taken from Plasmodium knowlesi strain H genome assembly, chromosome: 13, encodes the following:
- a CDS encoding AP2 domain transcription factor AP2-O3, putative; amino-acid sequence: MATSLGNSDELLKELDLENYVTFVKRCFKNGIKKEEEDICAQDLRNLAKCLPRVSGVWYDLHKNSWEARWAEGTKSARKYYSVQKFGFHEARKLAIKTIKTKEINYIYNSINEDFNKPLKWNLNSEFLEMNHDPIINLKRKYRSPNCKVREKKIKKDPSSGNGVNRKNKNEQKYITQTRGLRRGHVHYTSPGSCDTSQKCRLHKSEEQHDNCRDAPNGLHTYGLTNDHEENNGKDNGKNGREDHSEASYIFEGNISKLRNDQKIDNVPSEHIVEGSLSSTCLNQKENYTKTEMALSKEGHFQHPVHMDECNGTCLSEEEPLSKENLCTVDEKENTLSSVNSLNGNINGMDDYHTSPMSTPSHSDKIEDNNSGKQCDDETPKVESILQKHTLRKKILNCNKDMNGKDKTSLVKYPRNKILSYMRQHKKTKNKSTLYIKQNGLLKMNLKQTTNKMFNREHGSTWNRRNLKKKNFLSEKRACINGGALFVKKIKSCNHTEGKKCKNCDLRKKQLKGLREHGSLLIPSVVPNGGETFNGGDSSNDGETFNGEESPNVDLTYQLGSSMASPTYGEMNTENGDEGDDQTSKQLDPLKKRTQKDDAKKENTQQECIQQDYTQKECIQQTYTQQEYTPSTEPAQKMKCRVEINLKEVIHSDTLSIFKNAINLLLNDLKCKCVPHLDKQFLNILEIIDNHISYVNSMLSEQILITYVHLFDICVSNNILPSQMDQSVQKVFCNALIAFHILLFNFLKDKRG